The Acidianus manzaensis genome has a window encoding:
- a CDS encoding hydantoinase B/oxoprolinase family protein, whose amino-acid sequence MKGWEITHKATIYIAEEMGVYLKKSALSPNIRERMDHSCAIVSADGKIVAQAEHIPVHLGSFKIGVDNVLNYLEKEGMELEDGDAIIFNDPYISGTHLNDVGILSPIFYNSKLIGYAINKAHHVDVGGPLPASLNPNAKTLYEEGIVIPPTKIVKKGELNREIISIIKNNFKVPEVSLGDLKAQISANSLGIKRIKQLIEKDNNAINAWKESISYSKNLTLNKIKSWKRGTYQAEDYLEWKDNNLIKLKLNLEIKEDEIIADFSGTDKQIDGPLNAVLGVTYSAASFAIRSMISDVPTNDGFYQIIKINAPEGSILNPVKPAAVGGGNVETSQRVADVTFLALSKFLDVPAASSGTMMNVMLGGIYRGKYWSYYETIGGGSGARPFEDGVSAVQNNMTNTLNTPIEIAERQYPIFFTRYQIREKSGGNGKYKGGDGIVRGFKLLSDGTLSILADRFKIGPWGLKGGDNGKTAKISIAGKEIKDSKFSTTINEGEEVIIETPGGGGYGSPE is encoded by the coding sequence ATGAAAGGCTGGGAAATTACTCATAAGGCAACAATTTACATAGCAGAAGAAATGGGAGTTTATCTAAAGAAATCAGCTTTATCTCCTAACATTAGAGAAAGAATGGATCATAGCTGTGCTATAGTTTCAGCAGATGGCAAAATAGTTGCGCAAGCTGAACACATTCCAGTGCACTTAGGATCGTTTAAAATTGGTGTAGATAACGTATTAAACTATCTAGAAAAAGAAGGCATGGAATTAGAAGATGGAGATGCTATAATATTTAATGATCCTTATATTTCCGGAACGCATTTAAATGACGTAGGTATTCTTTCTCCTATTTTTTATAATTCAAAATTAATAGGATATGCGATAAATAAAGCTCATCATGTTGATGTAGGTGGGCCTTTGCCAGCATCTTTGAATCCTAATGCTAAAACGCTATATGAAGAAGGAATAGTAATTCCACCTACTAAAATAGTAAAAAAAGGAGAACTTAATCGTGAAATTATCAGTATTATAAAAAATAATTTTAAAGTACCTGAAGTATCATTAGGTGATTTAAAGGCACAAATTTCTGCAAATTCATTAGGAATAAAAAGGATAAAACAGTTAATAGAAAAGGATAATAATGCAATAAATGCATGGAAAGAATCAATATCCTATTCAAAAAATCTAACATTAAATAAAATAAAATCGTGGAAAAGAGGAACATATCAAGCAGAAGATTACTTAGAGTGGAAAGACAATAATTTGATAAAATTAAAATTAAATCTAGAAATAAAAGAAGACGAAATAATTGCGGATTTTTCTGGAACAGATAAACAAATTGATGGACCTTTAAATGCAGTTTTAGGAGTTACTTACTCTGCTGCATCTTTTGCTATCAGATCAATGATTTCAGATGTTCCTACAAATGATGGATTTTATCAAATAATAAAAATAAATGCTCCAGAAGGTAGTATATTAAATCCTGTGAAGCCTGCAGCTGTAGGAGGAGGAAACGTAGAAACTTCGCAAAGAGTAGCAGATGTAACATTTTTAGCTTTGTCGAAATTTTTAGATGTTCCTGCTGCCAGTTCTGGCACTATGATGAACGTTATGTTAGGCGGAATATACAGAGGAAAATATTGGTCTTATTACGAAACTATAGGCGGAGGGAGTGGTGCTAGACCATTTGAAGATGGAGTTTCTGCAGTTCAAAATAACATGACTAATACCTTAAATACTCCAATAGAAATAGCAGAAAGACAATATCCTATATTCTTTACTAGATATCAAATAAGGGAAAAAAGTGGAGGTAATGGAAAATACAAGGGAGGAGATGGAATAGTTAGAGGTTTTAAATTACTATCTGATGGGACTTTATCAATTCTAGCTGATAGATTTAAAATAGGACCTTGGGGTTTAAAAGGAGGAGATAATGGTAAAACTGCTAAAATATCGATAGCAGGTAAAGAAATTAAAGATAGTAAATTTAGTACTACAATAAATGAAGGTGAAGAGGTTATTATAGAAACTCCAGGCGGTGGCGGTTATGGAAGTCCTGAGTAA
- a CDS encoding MFS transporter — translation MKPLRTYILIKNFSLNLVQPFISFVSTASGILGEQLGLISSSGTVLPAIIQFFLSYTNLNAKKLVALGTFLTGILWIILSIIPFNILFTGMYLTLDAFMGISLYGWYLIMDKVSYTSRGKILAQYSFYSTLGGLIATLITGFIVGDDFSLVREFFIITGILTLTDGYIAINFDVDSDPSSIKIGKISRELKNYLLITFFFSIVWSLAWPLFPMAQVYVYHMNFMEIAIISVISGISTLILQRKIGYLVDNHRKIMMFTGRLLLATFPLAYALSTTIYEIYLANIVAGFTNSVNSTAYLSYLYDSSSNARKSVGIYNAIEGLGYLVGASIGSIIAEYFFSIIGVYAIRLLLFAVAMLRVFVALLFLKLPEPKPFKPKIVVK, via the coding sequence ATGAAACCGTTGAGAACTTATATTTTAATTAAGAATTTCTCATTAAATCTTGTTCAACCTTTCATATCGTTCGTTAGTACTGCAAGTGGAATTTTGGGAGAACAATTAGGTTTAATTTCGTCATCAGGTACGGTTCTACCAGCAATTATACAATTTTTCTTATCTTACACAAATTTAAACGCGAAAAAACTAGTTGCCTTAGGTACATTTTTAACAGGCATTTTGTGGATAATTCTTTCAATTATTCCATTTAATATCCTTTTTACTGGAATGTATCTAACTTTGGATGCTTTTATGGGTATTTCATTATATGGTTGGTATTTAATAATGGATAAAGTTAGTTACACTTCTAGGGGGAAGATATTAGCTCAGTACTCTTTTTATTCTACTTTAGGTGGATTAATAGCTACTTTAATAACGGGTTTTATTGTAGGAGATGATTTCTCTTTAGTAAGAGAGTTCTTTATCATCACTGGAATACTTACTTTAACTGACGGATACATAGCAATTAATTTTGACGTAGATTCTGACCCAAGCTCTATAAAAATTGGAAAAATATCTCGAGAGCTTAAAAATTATCTTTTAATAACTTTTTTCTTTAGTATAGTATGGTCTTTAGCATGGCCACTTTTTCCTATGGCTCAAGTTTATGTATATCATATGAATTTTATGGAAATAGCAATAATTAGTGTAATATCTGGAATTTCCACATTAATTTTGCAAAGAAAGATTGGTTATCTGGTAGATAATCATAGAAAGATTATGATGTTCACTGGAAGATTACTTTTAGCTACTTTTCCTTTAGCCTACGCTCTTTCAACTACTATTTATGAGATTTATTTAGCTAATATAGTAGCTGGATTCACTAATTCAGTTAACTCTACAGCTTATCTATCCTATCTGTACGATTCTTCTTCAAACGCTAGAAAATCAGTAGGAATATATAATGCTATTGAAGGATTAGGATACTTAGTAGGAGCAAGTATTGGCTCAATAATTGCTGAATACTTTTTCTCTATTATTGGGGTTTACGCAATTAGATTATTACTATTTGCAGTAGCAATGCTTAGAGTTTTTGTTGCTCTACTATTTTTGAAATTGCCTGAGCCTAAGCCATTCAAACCTAAAATAGTCGTAAAATAA
- a CDS encoding PQQ-binding-like beta-propeller repeat protein has protein sequence MNKNQIIGLAIIISVLVGVSSFTLYENHKLPISGLNILRHTSTYSSSLIPNSAPVNISPKVTVIQSIPENSKLYNENIEVFENSPSHVYFLPVTTGYFLLNVTGAIIEPPSIYGNLMIITTSGPMINNSLMYNLGCVYAINDSSGKIVWYEEFQNQIMTQPIIVNGILIIGLGNNMFQNSSIRGTGYNAIIALNVSNGKVLWTYQTLGEDMPTPAYYKGMVIEANGNDEVFALNITSGKLVWNTYLGSYVSMSSMLLVGNIVYFGSANPYVFWAINANNGKVIWEDNFTNDFSGYCLGGLDDSSPSYSNGIVVTSFTIRFTFNNSIDEYLVAMNSKNGDVLWLINEGYTSMPPNLESPPPVIYKGIVFHDSPVGILYAVNLTSGKVLWTFNTGFTTSNVDIAYGKVLIQNRTGTLFVLSLNGSLIKEIQTPVSPGPGNILVTYNSIILVGVNGIIDVLPIQAIR, from the coding sequence ATGAATAAGAACCAAATAATAGGGCTCGCGATTATAATAAGTGTATTAGTTGGTGTATCAAGTTTTACGCTATATGAAAATCATAAGCTTCCTATCTCTGGTTTAAATATTTTAAGGCATACATCCACTTATTCTAGCTCTCTAATTCCTAATTCTGCTCCAGTAAATATTTCTCCAAAAGTAACCGTAATACAGAGTATTCCAGAAAATTCAAAACTATATAATGAGAATATAGAAGTATTTGAGAATTCTCCATCTCACGTTTATTTCCTTCCAGTAACTACTGGCTATTTTTTATTAAATGTAACGGGAGCAATTATAGAACCTCCTTCCATATATGGTAATTTAATGATTATAACAACTTCTGGTCCTATGATTAATAATTCACTAATGTACAATTTAGGTTGTGTTTATGCTATAAATGATAGCTCTGGCAAAATAGTATGGTATGAAGAATTTCAAAATCAAATAATGACGCAGCCAATAATAGTTAATGGAATACTAATTATAGGATTAGGCAATAATATGTTTCAAAATTCCTCTATTAGAGGAACAGGATACAATGCCATAATTGCGTTAAATGTTAGCAATGGTAAAGTACTCTGGACGTACCAAACTTTAGGAGAAGATATGCCTACTCCAGCTTACTATAAAGGTATGGTAATAGAAGCTAATGGAAATGATGAAGTTTTTGCACTAAATATAACTAGTGGAAAATTAGTTTGGAACACATATTTAGGAAGCTATGTTAGTATGTCATCCATGTTACTAGTGGGTAACATAGTGTATTTTGGTTCTGCAAATCCTTATGTTTTCTGGGCTATAAACGCTAACAACGGAAAAGTTATATGGGAAGATAATTTCACTAATGATTTTTCAGGATATTGTTTAGGAGGACTTGACGATTCTTCTCCTTCCTATTCTAATGGGATAGTGGTTACATCATTTACTATAAGATTTACATTTAATAATAGTATAGATGAATATTTGGTTGCAATGAACTCTAAAAACGGAGATGTATTATGGTTAATAAATGAAGGTTATACTAGCATGCCTCCAAATTTAGAATCTCCTCCGCCAGTAATATATAAAGGAATTGTGTTCCATGATTCTCCAGTAGGTATTTTATATGCTGTAAATTTAACTTCCGGCAAAGTTTTATGGACTTTCAATACTGGTTTTACTACAAGTAATGTAGACATAGCTTATGGTAAAGTACTGATACAAAATAGAACTGGTACCTTATTTGTTTTATCGTTAAACGGTTCATTAATAAAAGAAATTCAAACTCCAGTCTCCCCGGGACCTGGAAATATACTCGTTACTTATAATTCTATCATACTAGTAGGAGTTAATGGTATAATAGATGTTCTACCTATTCAAGCTATCAGATAG
- a CDS encoding AMP-binding protein — protein MDYKTAYELAIENPDKYWGSFSSRLEWFRNWDKALGNGWFINGETNIALNSLNHSGKALIWYGENGKSKEITYAELNNLSSRIAGKLKSLGVNRGDRVAIYMPNMVETIASVLACARLGVVYTLIFAGLGEEAIKSRLDDFKPKILIKASHTYRRGKSIPLYFKGDIEFNRDEEFDFEEKDNSYEKIESNEALKVMYTSGTTGKPKGIILPHGAWMVGDYTVFDIMFSLKPKDIVFTTADIGWITFSRIMYATLLHGGTLVFMEGAPDFPKDRIPKIIEETNPKLFFTSPTLLRLLRKLEVKIPKVEYSATAGEIMDEETWNYTSYAEKFTDVYGQTELGYVVGIPFALGVEPRKGYAGVPFPGAVLDTLDEQGKHTDNVGYLVAKTKFPTQFIGVLNNEKKYRDYFKFGYHDTGDLAIIVNGYVKIVGRADDMIKIAGHRITSGEVESVISEIPGVIEVAAVGIPDEIKGEKLIVFIVGNTNENIVKEKVREELGAIYVIDKVYIVTRLPKSRSGKIVRRALRDLLLGKSFDSTLLEDPEVLREIKDIIYNKK, from the coding sequence ATGGATTATAAAACAGCTTATGAGCTAGCTATAGAAAATCCAGATAAATATTGGGGGTCATTCTCTTCTAGACTAGAATGGTTTAGAAATTGGGACAAAGCATTAGGCAATGGATGGTTTATCAACGGAGAAACTAACATTGCATTAAATTCTTTAAACCATTCAGGAAAAGCCTTAATTTGGTACGGCGAAAACGGAAAAAGTAAAGAAATAACTTATGCAGAATTAAATAATTTATCGAGCAGAATCGCAGGAAAACTGAAAAGTTTAGGGGTTAATAGGGGTGATAGAGTAGCAATTTATATGCCAAATATGGTGGAGACAATTGCCTCAGTTTTAGCTTGCGCAAGATTAGGAGTAGTATATACTTTAATATTTGCAGGATTAGGAGAAGAAGCAATTAAAAGCAGACTAGATGACTTTAAACCCAAAATTTTGATAAAAGCTTCACACACTTATAGGAGAGGAAAAAGCATACCACTGTATTTTAAGGGAGACATAGAATTTAATAGAGATGAAGAGTTTGATTTTGAAGAAAAAGATAATAGTTATGAAAAAATAGAAAGTAATGAAGCACTAAAGGTAATGTACACTTCCGGAACAACAGGAAAGCCAAAAGGAATCATATTACCTCATGGAGCTTGGATGGTAGGAGATTACACAGTTTTTGATATAATGTTCTCTTTAAAGCCAAAAGATATAGTATTTACTACAGCTGACATTGGCTGGATTACGTTTTCAAGAATAATGTACGCTACACTTTTACATGGTGGAACTCTAGTTTTTATGGAAGGTGCTCCAGATTTTCCAAAAGATAGAATACCTAAAATAATAGAAGAAACAAATCCAAAATTATTCTTTACATCACCTACATTACTTAGATTATTAAGAAAACTTGAAGTAAAAATACCTAAAGTAGAATACTCTGCTACAGCAGGAGAAATAATGGATGAAGAAACATGGAATTATACTAGTTATGCAGAGAAATTTACAGACGTCTATGGACAAACTGAACTAGGATACGTTGTAGGTATACCTTTTGCTTTAGGAGTAGAACCGAGAAAAGGATATGCTGGCGTACCATTCCCTGGAGCTGTTCTAGATACTTTAGACGAACAAGGAAAACACACTGACAACGTAGGATATCTAGTGGCAAAAACTAAATTTCCAACTCAATTTATAGGAGTTTTAAATAATGAAAAGAAATATAGAGATTATTTTAAATTTGGTTATCATGATACTGGAGATTTAGCAATAATAGTTAATGGATACGTCAAAATAGTTGGTAGAGCTGATGATATGATAAAAATTGCAGGACACAGAATAACTAGCGGAGAAGTTGAAAGTGTAATATCTGAAATACCTGGAGTAATTGAAGTAGCTGCAGTTGGCATCCCAGATGAAATAAAAGGCGAAAAGTTAATAGTTTTCATAGTAGGAAATACAAATGAAAATATAGTCAAAGAGAAAGTAAGAGAAGAACTAGGTGCAATATACGTTATAGATAAAGTATACATTGTTACCAGATTACCTAAATCAAGAAGTGGAAAAATAGTTAGGAGAGCATTAAGAGATTTATTATTAGGTAAGTCATTTGACTCTACATTACTTGAGGACCCAGAAGTGCTAAGAGAAATTAAAGATATAATATATAATAAAAAATAA
- a CDS encoding BadF/BadG/BcrA/BcrD ATPase family protein — translation MILSVDGGATKTVAIVYKDEILGIGISSSGNYTEVGEVEAKNNILDAINEALTNASVSMKEIDRAIFSLAGIGDSKKFTEIGENIAKSIFKNAVVINDGVGALRATNMLNDGGVFAPGTGSVGYIQKNGIIQRIGGWGWFFGDEGSASWISRTAITYAIRSIDKIEEESKLPEEIEKFFGGEFREVVMKLSKEQNKRLIASFAVKVDELSKNDSLSLKVINLASQYILSMVRRLKREFNNDKTKVALLGGVMRSSKISQDLQNEVNRIFYGYHAAIGGIITLEKINDEDIRDNLVKQFNNKLYKEPDERLKKFLFIENKEEILHGL, via the coding sequence ATGATATTATCTGTTGATGGAGGAGCTACTAAAACAGTTGCAATAGTTTATAAAGATGAAATACTAGGCATCGGAATTTCTTCATCAGGTAATTATACTGAAGTAGGGGAAGTAGAAGCTAAAAATAACATATTGGATGCAATAAATGAAGCATTAACAAATGCCTCTGTATCAATGAAAGAAATAGATAGAGCAATTTTTTCCCTAGCAGGAATAGGCGACTCTAAAAAATTTACTGAAATAGGAGAGAATATAGCTAAGAGTATATTCAAAAATGCAGTAGTTATAAATGACGGAGTAGGAGCATTAAGAGCTACTAATATGCTTAATGATGGTGGAGTTTTCGCTCCAGGTACAGGAAGTGTAGGGTATATACAAAAAAATGGAATTATTCAAAGAATTGGAGGATGGGGATGGTTTTTTGGAGATGAAGGATCAGCATCTTGGATAAGCAGAACTGCAATAACTTATGCGATAAGAAGTATAGATAAAATAGAAGAAGAAAGCAAGCTACCAGAAGAAATTGAAAAATTTTTTGGAGGAGAATTTAGAGAGGTAGTAATGAAATTATCAAAAGAGCAGAATAAAAGATTAATTGCTAGCTTTGCAGTGAAGGTTGACGAACTTTCAAAGAATGATTCCTTATCTCTGAAGGTAATTAATTTAGCATCTCAGTATATTTTATCTATGGTGAGAAGACTAAAAAGAGAATTTAACAATGATAAAACCAAAGTAGCATTGTTAGGTGGAGTTATGAGATCTTCTAAAATAAGTCAAGATTTACAAAATGAAGTGAATAGAATATTCTATGGATATCATGCAGCAATAGGAGGTATAATAACTTTAGAAAAAATTAATGATGAAGACATAAGAGATAATCTAGTTAAGCAATTTAACAATAAACTCTATAAAGAACCAGATGAAAGATTAAAGAAATTCCTATTTATAGAAAATAAAGAGGAGATATTACATGGATTATAA
- a CDS encoding LOG family protein has translation MQIGIAAHSGEYTEKMRKNAKELVSGIKEKCKNPVLILGGYWGLMKEVVDQAVSLDIPVVLVLPIENESSNIPEKVIKINSGMEYRARSVPLVRSSDILIALGGEAGTHIEILMAYAMGKPVYILIDTGYSTDKLKEAYPEYLDNRKATKVTYVKTVDELLNKLCCGERKEEGRIIDVG, from the coding sequence ATGCAAATAGGAATAGCAGCTCATAGCGGAGAATATACAGAAAAAATGAGAAAAAATGCAAAAGAGTTAGTTTCCGGAATAAAAGAAAAATGTAAAAATCCAGTACTAATCTTAGGAGGATATTGGGGTTTAATGAAAGAAGTTGTAGATCAAGCAGTATCCTTAGATATCCCAGTAGTATTAGTTTTGCCTATCGAAAATGAGAGCTCTAATATTCCTGAAAAAGTAATAAAAATTAATTCTGGAATGGAATATAGAGCTAGATCAGTTCCTTTGGTAAGATCTAGTGATATCTTAATAGCATTAGGTGGAGAGGCAGGTACTCATATAGAAATACTTATGGCATATGCTATGGGAAAACCAGTTTACATTCTTATTGATACAGGATATAGTACAGATAAATTAAAAGAAGCATACCCTGAGTATTTAGATAATAGAAAAGCCACTAAAGTTACTTATGTTAAAACTGTTGACGAGCTTTTGAACAAATTATGCTGTGGAGAAAGAAAAGAAGAAGGAAGAATTATTGACGTAGGTTAG
- a CDS encoding class I SAM-dependent methyltransferase, which translates to MSSIFDSINAWQYKPFRRMGVTIDEEIYFAKLIDNLLENDKDKIILEIGCGNCLISRYLKEKGLNVFSIENWNEEMSINEIKKYKGMCKLNLIQNLFPLPFRESSFDVIYSVLYFYNVPKSKRKDYIKDIQRTLRNNGKFILMDVEAMRGMRKDFISEGFKEDYFTTNQGVFISILKK; encoded by the coding sequence ATGTCATCCATTTTTGACAGTATAAATGCTTGGCAATATAAACCGTTTAGAAGAATGGGCGTTACTATAGATGAAGAAATATATTTTGCTAAACTTATTGATAACTTATTGGAAAATGATAAAGATAAAATAATACTAGAAATTGGTTGTGGAAATTGCCTAATTAGCAGATATCTAAAGGAAAAAGGATTAAATGTCTTCTCTATAGAGAATTGGAACGAAGAAATGAGTATCAATGAAATAAAAAAATATAAAGGAATGTGTAAATTAAATTTAATCCAAAATTTATTTCCATTACCTTTTAGAGAGTCTTCTTTTGATGTTATTTATTCCGTATTATATTTTTATAATGTACCAAAAAGTAAAAGAAAGGATTATATTAAGGATATCCAAAGAACATTAAGAAATAATGGAAAATTCATCTTGATGGATGTAGAAGCTATGAGAGGAATGAGGAAAGATTTCATTTCCGAAGGATTTAAAGAAGACTATTTTACAACTAATCAAGGAGTTTTTATATCAATACTCAAAAAGTAG
- a CDS encoding D-glyceraldehyde dehydrogenase, translated as MEKIQELFINGEWVKPSSEEYLTKYNPSTGEIYGKFAAASRDDADRIIDAAYDAQKKWEKLTSVERSKYLYKLIDLIRQDRESLEELLMDEVGKPKREAVQEVDGVLDQLQFYAEFARKINGDVVEGTKSERIIYQYKVPYGVVLAITPWNFPAAMVARKIGPALITGNTVVVKPSSDTPFTAGWIVEKARQAGFPPGTINLITGKGSVVGDYLTSHKKVSVITLTGESKTGQQVMKSSSSIMAKLILELGGKAPFIVWKDADLELAAKVLMWAKYWNAGQSCIAAERLYIHEDVYDKFLNLFLEKTKTLKIGDPRNSDMGPLINNQAVNKVSGFVENAISQGAKVIYGGGKPELSDRLSKGFFYMPTIITDVKQNMEIFREEIFGPVIGAMKVSDDFNEVIELANDSDYGLASYLFTKDLSLAMKASREIKFGELYINMPGPEASQGYHTGFRLSGQAGENSKYGIEEYVKVKNIYIDYSKDPTKDEVIPPYT; from the coding sequence ATGGAGAAGATTCAAGAATTATTCATAAACGGAGAATGGGTAAAGCCTTCTTCTGAAGAGTATCTAACAAAATATAATCCTAGTACTGGAGAAATTTACGGTAAGTTCGCTGCTGCATCTAGAGATGACGCAGATAGAATTATAGATGCAGCATACGATGCTCAGAAGAAATGGGAAAAATTAACGTCAGTTGAAAGAAGTAAATACTTATATAAATTAATAGATTTGATTAGACAAGATAGAGAATCGTTAGAAGAACTATTAATGGATGAGGTAGGTAAGCCAAAAAGAGAAGCAGTTCAAGAAGTCGATGGAGTTTTAGATCAGTTGCAGTTTTATGCTGAATTTGCAAGAAAAATAAATGGAGATGTTGTTGAAGGAACTAAGAGTGAAAGAATAATTTATCAGTATAAGGTTCCCTATGGCGTAGTCTTAGCTATAACTCCATGGAATTTTCCAGCAGCAATGGTTGCTAGAAAAATAGGTCCTGCTTTAATAACTGGAAATACAGTAGTAGTAAAGCCCAGTTCAGATACTCCATTTACTGCAGGATGGATAGTAGAAAAAGCTAGGCAAGCTGGATTTCCACCAGGAACAATAAATTTAATCACAGGTAAAGGAAGTGTTGTAGGAGATTATTTAACATCACATAAAAAAGTTTCAGTAATAACATTAACTGGAGAATCAAAAACTGGACAACAAGTAATGAAATCATCATCTTCAATTATGGCTAAACTAATCTTAGAATTAGGTGGAAAAGCTCCTTTTATAGTATGGAAAGATGCAGACCTAGAACTAGCAGCTAAAGTTTTAATGTGGGCAAAGTATTGGAATGCAGGACAATCCTGCATAGCTGCAGAAAGATTATATATACATGAAGATGTTTACGACAAATTCTTGAACTTATTCTTAGAAAAAACTAAAACATTGAAAATAGGAGATCCAAGAAATTCTGATATGGGTCCATTAATAAATAATCAAGCAGTAAACAAAGTATCTGGATTCGTTGAGAACGCAATTTCTCAAGGAGCAAAAGTAATATATGGTGGAGGAAAACCTGAATTGTCAGATAGGCTTTCTAAAGGATTCTTCTATATGCCTACAATAATTACCGATGTGAAACAAAATATGGAAATATTTAGAGAAGAAATATTTGGTCCAGTAATTGGCGCAATGAAAGTTTCGGATGATTTCAACGAAGTAATAGAATTAGCTAATGATTCAGATTATGGATTAGCATCATATTTATTTACAAAAGATTTATCATTAGCGATGAAGGCTTCTAGAGAAATTAAGTTTGGTGAATTATACATTAATATGCCTGGTCCAGAAGCTTCGCAAGGGTATCATACTGGGTTTAGATTATCTGGTCAAGCAGGAGAAAACTCTAAGTACGGTATAGAAGAATATGTTAAAGTTAAGAACATATACATAGATTATAGTAAAGATCCAACAAAAGATGAGGTAATACCACCATATACATAA
- the nucS gene encoding endonuclease NucS: MFSILQEPDFSQAYQFLSNSIYNRLITVFADCDIIYEGRASSIATLAPRLIIIKLDGSLIVHENVKREPLNWQPPGTKILIIKEPFTILGIRRKPKEELRIRLHNIYYITSALVKDGEFKLEGDEIDFVNAVIKNPNLIENGLKIIQREYRTPYGIVDLLGEDSNGIKVIMEFKRRRASLQAVSQLHRYVIYGHKQFGKCRGLLVAPSITENALNLLRNLNLEFKQLNIKAKITQFVS; encoded by the coding sequence ATGTTTTCTATACTGCAAGAGCCGGATTTTTCTCAAGCTTATCAATTTCTCAGTAATTCTATTTATAATAGATTAATTACAGTATTTGCAGATTGTGATATAATATATGAAGGTAGAGCATCATCTATTGCTACGCTCGCTCCTAGATTAATAATCATTAAGCTTGACGGTAGTCTTATAGTTCATGAAAATGTAAAGAGAGAACCATTAAATTGGCAACCTCCCGGAACTAAAATACTTATAATTAAAGAACCTTTTACTATACTAGGAATAAGAAGAAAACCAAAAGAAGAGTTAAGAATTCGTTTACATAACATTTACTATATCACTTCAGCCTTGGTTAAAGATGGAGAGTTTAAACTAGAAGGAGATGAAATAGATTTTGTCAACGCAGTAATCAAAAACCCTAACTTGATTGAAAATGGATTAAAAATTATTCAAAGAGAATATAGAACACCTTATGGAATAGTTGACTTATTAGGGGAAGACTCTAATGGAATAAAGGTAATTATGGAGTTTAAGAGAAGGAGAGCTTCTTTACAAGCAGTATCTCAGTTACATAGATATGTAATTTATGGGCATAAGCAATTTGGTAAATGTAGAGGTTTGCTAGTAGCTCCTAGTATAACTGAAAACGCTTTAAATTTACTAAGAAATCTAAACTTAGAATTTAAACAACTTAATATTAAAGCCAAGATTACTCAATTTGTTTCATAA
- a CDS encoding HEPN domain-containing protein, which yields MKTDYLYQRAKEFLLASEFNYDKEFYDLSAIAVEEALYMVLNAKLLDLGVNIPWYLDFEGLFRILSKYSTIKVNDKEIIKMLNEIRIKLGYSIPLELDKEKIRKLIDFADNFMKQIE from the coding sequence ATGAAAACAGATTATCTTTATCAAAGAGCTAAGGAATTTCTTCTAGCTTCAGAATTTAATTATGATAAAGAATTTTATGATCTTTCAGCAATCGCAGTAGAAGAAGCGCTTTATATGGTATTAAATGCGAAGCTATTAGATTTAGGTGTTAATATCCCTTGGTATTTAGATTTTGAAGGATTGTTTCGAATATTATCAAAATATTCCACGATCAAAGTCAATGATAAGGAAATAATAAAAATGTTAAATGAAATAAGGATAAAACTAGGATATTCTATACCATTAGAATTAGATAAAGAAAAAATTAGAAAGCTAATAGATTTCGCTGACAATTTTATGAAACAAATTGAGTAA